A genomic window from Alkalihalobacillus sp. AL-G includes:
- a CDS encoding anti-sigma factor domain-containing protein: MKRGVVMNVTKHKAIILTKDGSFVRVRLKNGKQPTIGQEYIYPMEPKYSYMPMKRMVLPAFSLALSILIIFVLVAGAFPFGQNKASAAAYVSFDINPSIEVAVDDDMNIVKVRALNEDAEKLLSSSDGFQDTSLLYFSQSLFEMLDKNGYLDTYHDLLITTSLNDESLQSEVKQLLEESVNEIREDPRLVDMSVAVFTTTSSTRDEANKHGVSMGKYLVYQDALKNGRTLTLEKASELSYTELKNIAAIKLNDDSDKVESTMELTVPIQQVSRTHNDRDGDDLVNPDDSDQSSTSSEQPKTKIVEKDKPDAGVTEKGIQTLPKKNENAKKENSENAKEENPKTSMNQSVDKDDRNVKDQLLTLLEFHLHKGHGEHIPPGQLKKLERLQLDFIHGNRDDDKQHRWKHEHPSNTH; encoded by the coding sequence GTGAAGCGCGGAGTAGTCATGAATGTTACAAAGCACAAAGCTATAATTCTCACAAAGGATGGAAGCTTTGTGCGAGTCCGGTTAAAAAATGGTAAACAGCCTACAATAGGTCAGGAATACATTTATCCAATGGAGCCGAAGTATTCTTATATGCCCATGAAAAGAATGGTCCTGCCAGCTTTTTCCCTTGCCTTATCAATCCTAATTATTTTTGTTTTGGTCGCAGGTGCTTTTCCGTTTGGACAAAACAAGGCGTCAGCAGCAGCTTATGTTAGCTTTGATATCAACCCTAGCATTGAAGTCGCGGTCGATGATGATATGAATATCGTCAAAGTCCGTGCGTTGAATGAAGATGCTGAAAAGCTGTTAAGTAGTTCGGACGGTTTTCAAGATACGTCTTTATTGTATTTTTCCCAATCCTTATTTGAGATGTTAGATAAGAATGGTTACCTGGATACTTATCATGACCTTTTAATTACCACATCTCTAAATGATGAATCACTACAATCTGAAGTGAAGCAGTTATTGGAAGAATCCGTTAACGAAATTAGAGAAGATCCGAGATTGGTCGATATGAGTGTCGCTGTATTTACAACAACATCATCGACAAGAGACGAGGCAAATAAGCACGGTGTTTCAATGGGGAAATATCTTGTTTATCAAGATGCATTGAAGAACGGAAGAACTCTAACTCTTGAAAAGGCAAGTGAACTTTCATATACAGAGTTAAAAAACATAGCAGCGATAAAATTAAACGATGACTCTGACAAAGTGGAGTCAACAATGGAGCTTACTGTACCAATCCAGCAGGTAAGTCGTACACACAATGATAGGGATGGGGATGATTTAGTTAATCCTGACGATTCAGATCAGTCATCAACTTCATCAGAACAGCCTAAAACGAAAATTGTTGAAAAAGATAAGCCTGATGCGGGAGTGACCGAGAAAGGTATTCAAACCTTGCCAAAAAAGAACGAAAACGCTAAGAAAGAAAACTCGGAAAATGCTAAGGAAGAAAACCCGAAAACGTCGATGAATCAATCCGTAGATAAAGATGATCGAAATGTTAAAGATCAATTGCTAACCTTGCTCGAGTTTCATTTACACAAAGGGCATGGTGAACACATACCCCCAGGTCAATTAAAAAAGCTCGAGCGTTTGCAATTGGATTTTATTCATGGTAATCGTGATGACGATAAACAGCATCGATGGAAGCATGAACATCCGTCTAATACGCACTAA
- a CDS encoding TlpA disulfide reductase family protein has protein sequence MEQTLSFCLKKHASEERVCLEDFKGKPVLLQFWVSWCPDCMREVPLLEQFYRSISNNEFVTLTINVTGREGTKGQRDAFISNLSMTVPVLLDEGTSVYDQYECTSVPTTILLNTNHDIVGRFTDDHRFQDVLYGISRLLTS, from the coding sequence GTGGAACAAACGCTTTCCTTTTGCCTGAAAAAGCATGCTTCGGAAGAACGTGTTTGTCTCGAAGATTTTAAAGGAAAACCTGTCCTCTTACAGTTTTGGGTTTCGTGGTGTCCCGATTGCATGAGAGAGGTTCCGTTACTAGAGCAATTTTATCGTTCGATTTCCAATAATGAATTCGTGACCTTGACGATTAACGTGACTGGACGGGAAGGAACAAAGGGACAAAGAGATGCATTCATCAGCAATCTTTCAATGACCGTACCGGTATTGCTTGATGAGGGTACAAGCGTATACGACCAATACGAATGCACCTCTGTACCAACAACGATTTTACTTAATACTAATCATGATATCGTTGGAAGATTTACAGATGATCATCGTTTTCAGGACGTATTATACGGCATTTCTCGATTGCTCACTAGCTAA
- the sigI gene encoding RNA polymerase sigma-I factor, with product MNLNLLVKPKYNKPLTIEDKVKKIAKGDDYLRNELLEDYQPFIKKVTSKVCNQYIDHSRDEYSVGLTAFNEAINQYQEGQGSRFLTFADMVIRRRVIDYIRKEARQNRYIFLEPEEMDEEGRLEDSYAEQKAAIDHFEQQKQIETRVYEIEEFQELLKDYGITFKVLSKNCPKHIDARENAKQIAKLLAENEELASYLSEKKQLPIKDLLNMVSCSRKTIERNRKYIIAIALIYIGGYTSLKSYIEPS from the coding sequence ATGAATTTAAACTTACTTGTAAAACCAAAATACAACAAACCATTAACAATTGAAGATAAAGTTAAGAAAATAGCCAAGGGTGACGATTACCTTCGTAATGAATTGTTGGAGGATTATCAGCCCTTTATCAAAAAAGTGACATCAAAAGTGTGTAATCAGTATATTGACCACTCCCGAGATGAGTACAGCGTTGGTCTTACTGCATTCAACGAAGCGATCAACCAGTATCAAGAGGGACAGGGGAGTAGATTTTTAACCTTCGCTGATATGGTTATACGTCGCAGGGTGATTGATTATATCCGTAAAGAAGCCCGTCAAAACCGGTATATTTTTCTCGAACCGGAAGAGATGGATGAAGAAGGGCGTTTAGAGGACAGCTATGCAGAGCAGAAGGCTGCCATCGATCATTTTGAACAGCAAAAGCAAATCGAAACGCGAGTGTATGAGATTGAGGAATTTCAAGAGCTGCTGAAGGATTATGGAATAACCTTCAAGGTTCTAAGTAAAAATTGCCCCAAGCATATTGATGCCCGTGAAAACGCAAAACAAATAGCAAAATTGCTTGCAGAGAATGAGGAGCTTGCATCCTATCTATCCGAAAAAAAGCAATTGCCGATAAAAGATTTATTAAATATGGTCTCATGCAGTCGTAAAACGATTGAGCGTAATCGAAAGTATATAATAGCGATTGCATTGATCTATATCGGAGGGTACACTTCGCTGAAGTCTTACATTGAACCCTCTTAA
- a CDS encoding YusG family protein — translation MDQQRSRTDVTSKVYGKMDQGSMSLYLNKDKIGKIVFTNQGNLYEMSEGFEFDQEKVYRQDSNSPNQNKQLVDDCEFGWC, via the coding sequence GTGGATCAACAGCGTTCCCGAACGGATGTTACAAGCAAGGTCTACGGAAAAATGGACCAAGGAAGCATGTCACTGTATTTGAACAAGGATAAGATTGGTAAGATCGTCTTTACAAACCAAGGCAACCTGTATGAAATGAGCGAAGGGTTTGAATTTGATCAAGAAAAGGTGTACCGACAGGATTCAAATTCGCCAAATCAGAATAAGCAGCTTGTCGATGATTGTGAATTCGGTTGGTGCTAG
- a CDS encoding sorbosone dehydrogenase family protein, whose product MKYIYPFVFVLILTGCFSNETPSKEDQPTVPANSDTRQNQAGQVLVTNLNVPWQINVLGPAEFYLSERAGNIVHAKDGSIQREPLQLSKQIVSRTEGGFLGFLLIENTSPMQAYIYHTYTEQGQLLNRIVKVQKNGTEWREIDVIIENIPGSPIHNGGRLQIGPDGKLYITTGDAGEQALAQNLNSLAGKILRVNLDGSIPNDNPFKGSPIYSYGHRNPQGMAWTDDGQMYSSEHGASAHDEINRIVPGGNYGWPIIQGDEEREGMITPLFHSGNQTWAPSGMDAIGSRLYVACLAGEQIRVFDLAQQTDRMWASGFGRVRDINISDGVLYAVTSNRDGRGTPTEEDDRLIQFQLD is encoded by the coding sequence ATGAAGTACATTTATCCCTTCGTTTTTGTACTCATACTTACCGGATGTTTTTCCAATGAGACTCCTAGCAAAGAGGATCAACCGACAGTACCGGCGAATAGTGATACAAGACAAAATCAAGCAGGACAAGTACTTGTAACGAACCTAAATGTCCCATGGCAAATCAATGTCTTAGGACCAGCTGAGTTTTATCTTTCGGAACGAGCCGGAAATATTGTACACGCAAAAGATGGCTCGATTCAGCGAGAACCCCTTCAACTAAGCAAACAAATTGTTTCAAGAACAGAAGGTGGATTTCTTGGTTTTCTATTGATTGAAAACACAAGCCCTATGCAAGCTTACATTTACCATACTTACACGGAGCAGGGCCAACTCCTCAATCGGATCGTGAAGGTTCAAAAGAATGGAACTGAATGGCGCGAAATAGATGTTATCATTGAAAACATTCCTGGAAGTCCGATACATAATGGGGGACGTTTGCAAATAGGACCTGATGGAAAGCTTTATATTACGACTGGAGATGCTGGAGAACAAGCTCTAGCACAAAACCTGAACAGTTTGGCAGGGAAAATCTTACGTGTAAACCTGGATGGCAGCATCCCGAATGATAATCCCTTTAAAGGATCCCCGATCTATTCATACGGACATCGGAATCCGCAGGGAATGGCTTGGACAGATGATGGTCAGATGTACAGTTCCGAACATGGGGCAAGTGCTCATGATGAAATCAATCGCATCGTTCCAGGTGGGAATTATGGCTGGCCAATTATTCAAGGGGACGAGGAAAGAGAGGGGATGATTACTCCACTTTTTCACTCAGGAAATCAAACCTGGGCTCCTTCTGGCATGGATGCAATCGGGTCGAGATTGTATGTCGCCTGTCTAGCGGGTGAACAAATCCGAGTATTTGATCTTGCGCAACAAACCGATAGAATGTGGGCAAGTGGATTCGGTCGGGTGAGAGATATTAACATAAGTGATGGAGTATTGTATGCCGTCACAAGCAACCGTGATGGAAGGGGAACTCCGACGGAAGAGGATGACCGTCTTATACAATTTCAGTTAGATTAA
- a CDS encoding thioredoxin family protein: MVKEISQTDISKLQTSSKKSVVFFYTPLCGTCKLASQMLKITDEALGAESIELFECNLNLHPEMAVQWEIESVPCLLFISGGKVREKLYSFRSVDYIFEKLQVFFTVK, translated from the coding sequence GTGGTAAAGGAAATCAGTCAAACAGACATCAGCAAGTTGCAAACATCGAGTAAAAAATCAGTCGTTTTTTTCTACACACCTCTTTGTGGAACGTGTAAGCTTGCAAGTCAAATGTTGAAGATCACTGATGAGGCGTTAGGGGCCGAATCAATCGAACTATTCGAATGTAATCTGAATTTGCATCCAGAAATGGCGGTGCAATGGGAAATTGAAAGTGTACCCTGTTTACTGTTCATCTCAGGCGGAAAAGTCCGAGAAAAGCTGTATTCGTTTCGTTCCGTCGATTATATTTTTGAGAAATTGCAAGTTTTCTTTACAGTTAAATAA